The proteins below come from a single Hirundo rustica isolate bHirRus1 chromosome 6, bHirRus1.pri.v3, whole genome shotgun sequence genomic window:
- the LOC120753977 gene encoding olfactory receptor 5G3-like: MSGSNCTGATEFILVGFTEDPASQVTFFLLFLLIYLVTILGNLAMITLIRASPLLHSPMYYFLGNLAFVNLCTSTIITPRILGGILLAKKGMAYAGCMAQVFTFGLFVVTECFLLATMAYDRYVAVCHPLLYALVMSPERCSRLVTGSYLLGLTNGVGQTISMSSLFFCGSSTMDVFFCDISLLISLSTSDTTLSLVILRASSSLLGVPSMLVVLVSYVAIISTILNISSAEGKCKAFSTCASHLATVSTFYGALIFMYLIPRPDTSRGGDKWAAVLYTVVTPMLNPLIYSLRNREVKEAWRRLRKIK; encoded by the coding sequence ATGTCAGGAAGCAATTGCACCGGAGCAACCGAGTTCATCTTGGTGGGATTCACCGAGGACCCGGCAAGTCAGGTCACTTTcttcctgctgttcctgctcATCTACCTTGTCACCATCCTGGGGAACCTGGCGATGATCACCTTGATCAGAGCCAGCCCCCTGCTCCACTCCCCCATGTATTATTTCCTGGGCAACCTGGCTTTTGTGAACCTCTGTACTTCCACCATCATTACCCCCAGGAtattgggtgggattttgttgGCGAAAAAGGGAATGGCCTATGCCGGGTGCATGGCTCAGGTGTTCACTTTTGGCCTGTTTGTGGTCACTGAGTGCTTCCTACTGGCTACCATGGCCTATGACCGATACGTGGCCGTTTGCCACCCGCTGCTCTACGCCCTTGTCATGTCCCCAGAGCGCTGCTCCCGGCTGGTGACCGGGTCCTACCTCCTGGGGCTGACCAACGGCGTGGGACAAACCATCAGCATGTCCAGCTTGTTCTTCTGCGGCTCCAGCACCATGGATGTGTTCTTCTGTGACATTTCCCTGCTGATCTCACTCTCCACCTCTGACACCACCCTCAGCCTCGTCATCCTGAGGGCTTCTTCATCTTTGCTCGGCGTTCCCAGCATGCTGGTGGTCCTGGTGTCCTACGTAGCCATCATCTCCACCATCCTGAACATCAGCTCAGCGGAGGGCAAGTGCAAAGCCTTCTCCACCTGTGCCTCCCACCTCGCCACTGTCAGCACCTTCTACGGGGCGTTGATTTTCATGTACCTAATCCCCAGGCCAGACACCTCCAGGGGAGGAGATAAATGGGCTGCTGTGCTCTACACCGTGGTGACCCCCATGCTGAACCCCTTgatctacagcctgaggaaccgCGAGGTGAAGGAGGCTTGGAGGAgactcaggaaaataaaatga